One Aegilops tauschii subsp. strangulata cultivar AL8/78 chromosome 7, Aet v6.0, whole genome shotgun sequence genomic window carries:
- the LOC109765204 gene encoding very-long-chain 3-oxoacyl-CoA reductase 1 gives MMGGADALLRQEPWFVSLAVLGALYTAAVVLRLLSHLALLLRRPRDLRRRYGAWAVVTGPTSGIGQSMALELARLGLNLVLVGRDPAKLKDISETISKTRAVQTKTVVFDLALVATPQGDEAVRRLREAVEGLDVGVLVNNAGVAKPCALYLHEVDVEAWVRMMRVNLWALTEVTAAVLPGMVQRGRGAVVNIGSGSSEAIPSFPLYTIYAASKRYVAQFSRSLYVEYRSKGIDVQCQAPLLVQTKMTSIVAGPGKRRRGLLQRLLVPTSDEYARAAARWIGHGPLCMPNLGHRLQWRLCRVVPDRLLDAQRLRENLRQRAVFQRLRSSRAPSQANGGEQS, from the exons atgATGGGCGGCGCCGACGCCCTCCTccggcaggagccatggttcgtCTCCCTGGCCGTCCTCGGCGCACTGTACACAGCGGCCGTCGTGCTACGCCTCCTCTCACACCTCGCCCTCCTCCTGCGCCGGCCGAGGGACCTCCGCCGCCGTTACGGGGCGTGGGCCGTCGTGACCGGCCCGACGTCCGGCATCGGCCAGTCCATGGCCCTGGAGCTCGCGCGCTTGGGCCTCAACCTCGTCCTCGTCGGCCGCGACCCCGCCAAGCTCAAGGACATCTCCGAGACCATCTCCAAGACTCGCGCCGTGCAGACCAAGACCGTCGTCTTCGACCTCGCGCTCGTCGCCACCCCTCAAG GGGACGAGGCGGTGCGGCGGCTCCGGGAGGCCGTGGAGGGGCTGGACGTCGGGGTGCTGGTGAACAACGCCGGGGTGGCCAAGCCATGCGCGCTGTACCTGCACGAGGTCGACGTGGAGGCGTGGGTGAGGATGATGCGGGTGAACCTGTGGGCGCTGACGGAGGTGACGGCCGCGGTGCTGCCGGGGATGGTGCAGCGGGGCAGGGGCGCCGTCGTCAACATAGGCTCCGGGTCGTCGGAGGCCatcccttccttccccctctacACCATCTACGCCGCTTCCAAACG GTACGTTGCTCAGTTCTCCCGGAGCCTCTACGTGGAGTACAGAAGCAAAGGGATCGATGTGCAATGCCAG GCCCCGCTGTTGGTGCAGACGAAGATGACGTCGATAGTCGCggggcccggcaagcggcgccgTGGCCTGCTGCAGCGGCTCCTCGTGCCGACGTCGGACGAGTACGCGCGCGCGGCGGCGCGCTGGATCGGGCACGGCCCGCTCTGCATGCCCAACCTGGGCCACCGGCTCCAGTGGCGCCTCTGCCGCGTCGTGCCGGACCGGCTCCTCGACGCGCAGCGCCTGCGCGAGAACCTGCGGCAGAGGGCCGTCTTCCAGCGGCTCCGGTCGTCGAGGGCGCCGTCCCAAGCCAACGGCGGCGAGCAGAGCTAG
- the LOC109765210 gene encoding very-long-chain 3-oxoacyl-CoA reductase 1-like, with protein MMRGDALLRQEPWFISLATLGALYSAAVALRLLSHLALLLRRPTDLRRRYGAWAVVTGPTSGIGESLALELARRGLNLVLVGRDPAKLQDISETISKTRAVQTKTVVFDLSLVARPEGDEAMRRLREEVEGLDVGLLVNNAGVAKPCAVYLHEMDVEAWVRMIRVNLWALTEVTAAVLPGMVQRGRGAVVNIGSGSSEAIPSFPLYSVYAASKRYVAQFSRSLYVEYRSKGIDVQCQAPLFVETKMTSRAAKRGKRGPLSRLVMPTSDAYARAAARWIGHGPLCMPNLGHRLQWYLCLVAPDRLLDALRLRENLRQRAVLQRLRSPRAPPHANGGKQS; from the exons ATGATGCGCGGCGACGCTCTCCTccggcaggagccatggttcatctcCCTGGCCACCCTCGGCGCTCTGTACTCAGCAGCCGTGGCGCTCCGCCTCCTTTCACACCTTGCCCTCCTCCTGCGCCGGCCGACGGACCTCCGCCGCCGCTACGGGGCATGGGCAGTCGTGACCGGTCCGACGTCCGGCATCGGCGAGTCCTTGGCACTGGAGCTCGCGCGCAGGGGCCTCAACCTCGTCCTCGTCGGCCGCGACCCTGCCAAGCTCCAGGACATCTCCGAGACCATCTCCAAGACCCGCGCCGTGCAGACCAAGACCGTGGTGTTCGACCTCTCGCTCGTCGCCAGACCTGAAG GGGACGAGGCGATGCGGCGGCTCCGGGAGGAGGTGGAGGGGCTGGACGTGGGGCTGCTGGTGAACAACGCCGGGGTGGCCAAGCCATGCGCGGTGTACCTGCACGAGATGGACGTGGAGGCGTGGGTGCGGATGATACGGGTGAACCTGTGGGCGCTGACGGAGGTGACCGCGGCGGTGCTGCCGGGGATGGTGCAGCGGGGCAGGGGCGCCGTCGTCAACATCGGCTCCGGGTCGTCGGAGGCCATCCCCTCCTTCCCACTCTACTCCGTCTACGCCGCTTCCAAACG GTACGTTGCGCAGTTCTCCAGGAGCCTTTACGTTGAGTACAGAAGCAAAGGGATCGACGTGCAATGCCAG GCCCCGCTGTTCGTGGAGACGAAGATGACGTCGAGAGCCGCGAAACGCGGCAAGCGAGGCCCGTTGTCGCGGCTGGTCATGCCGACGTCGGACGCGTacgcgcgggcggcggcgcgctgGATCGGGCACGGCCCGCTCTGCATGCCCAACCTGGGCCACCGGCTCCAGTGGTACCTCTGCCTCGTCGCGCCGGACCGGCTACTCGACGCGCTGCGCCTGCGCGAGAACCTGAGGCAGAGGGCCGTCTTACAGCGGCTcaggtcgccgagggcgccgccgcACGCCAACGGCGGCAAGCAGAGCTAG